A single genomic interval of Pseudomonadota bacterium harbors:
- a CDS encoding thymidylate synthase translates to MILLSKSTIGEAHNSIVNLIHDTCLGIDKLTEDNEHIWDLEQPLCVHIKNPMQSPMKSQYSMFGDKFIDQYKSSMYSITTRKNDNTDATYTYGNRLCDYPTEDGQIGNGNLGGINQLKLSIITRLINTPNSRRAIAITWSPEIDIISSEPPCLQLIQALIDRTNHLNLISIFRSNDMLSAWGMNAIALAYLQQKLVNDINTMLSHEIESGWLETISNSPHIYYKRDIEELSRFIQGRKQFS, encoded by the coding sequence ATGATCCTACTATCAAAATCAACAATTGGAGAGGCACATAATTCCATCGTAAATCTTATCCATGACACATGTCTCGGCATTGATAAACTAACCGAAGACAACGAACACATATGGGACCTGGAACAACCTCTCTGTGTTCATATAAAAAATCCAATGCAGTCCCCAATGAAATCCCAATACTCTATGTTTGGCGACAAATTCATAGATCAATACAAATCATCTATGTATTCAATTACAACGCGAAAAAACGACAACACTGACGCAACATACACCTATGGTAACAGATTGTGCGATTATCCAACTGAAGATGGGCAAATTGGCAATGGAAATCTAGGGGGAATAAATCAGCTCAAACTCAGCATAATAACTCGACTAATCAACACCCCAAACAGTAGAAGAGCCATAGCAATCACTTGGTCTCCAGAGATTGACATAATATCATCTGAACCCCCATGTCTCCAACTAATCCAGGCACTAATCGATAGAACAAATCATCTAAACTTAATTTCCATATTCCGCTCCAATGACATGCTATCTGCCTGGGGGATGAACGCCATAGCACTAGCATATCTACAGCAGAAACTAGTGAATGACATTAATACAATGTTATCCCATGAAATTGAATCCGGGTGGCTTGAAACCATAAGCAATTCACCCCACATCTATTACAAACGAGACATTGAAGAATTATCCAGATTTATACAAGGCAGGAAGCAATTCTCATGA